A single Amia ocellicauda isolate fAmiCal2 chromosome 9, fAmiCal2.hap1, whole genome shotgun sequence DNA region contains:
- the wbp1 gene encoding WW domain-binding protein 1 — protein sequence MLQKALGPIFCALCTGCCLAQAKEFCFGVNNEQYRCEMGYCCGETECCTYYYELWWFWLVWTLIIMLSCCCAYRHRRVKMRLQQEQRQREISLMAYQGASSSFVSPPPLSLRFWSDCKLPAYEEVAGHPPTPPPPYSETPTDGFPVPHLVLLPPSQSQSTVVLEPPMRVLVEELDLSGQGEGADSSARARGTVGGSQLAQASPRCLPEGVEGGNGVEPQPGSATALPGEEEGDGEGEEEGSRRRRHVTGDSGIEVCVCHLDVDEGCGSEGEEGEAGALCQGAGGDCCVDRRSGRPKERLEPDVCLQISEAGAAGSGTGSGGVA from the exons ATGCTACAGAAAGCGCTGGGACCCATTTTCTGTGCGCTGTGCACCGGGTGTTGTCTGGCGCAG GCGAAGGAGTTCTGCTTCGGGGTGAACAATGAGCAATACCGCTGTGAGATGGGCTACTGCTGCGGGGAGACCGAGTGCTGCACCTACTACTACGAGCTGTGGT GGTTCTGGCTGGTGTGGACTCTGATCATCATGCTGAGCTGCTGCTGTGCGTACCGCCATCGCCGCGTCAAGATGCGACTGCAGCAGGAGCAGCGGCAGCGCGAGATCAGCCTCATGGCCTACCAGGGCGCCTCCAGCTCCTTCGTCAGCCCTCCGCCCCTCAGCCTGC GATTCTGGTCGGACTGCAAGCTCCCAGCTTACGAAGAGGTGGCtggacacccccccaccccacccccgccTTACTCCGAGACCCCCACCGACGGATTTCCTGTGCCCCACCTGGTGCTGCTGCCCCCCAGCCAGTCGCAGTCCACCGTGGTGTTGGAGCCCCCGATGAGGGTGCTGGTGGAGGAGCTGGACCTCTCCGGGCAGGGGGAGGGTGCCGATTCGTCAGCCAGAGCAAGGGGCACGGTGGGCGGCAGTCAGTTGGCACAGGCGAGCCCCCGCTGCCTGCCTGAGGGGGTGGAGGGTGGGAACGGTGTGGAACCTCAGCCAGGCTCGGCCACGGCGCTGCCAGGGGAGGAGGAAGGggatggggagggggaggaggagggcagcaggaggaggagacaCGTCACGGGAGACTCGGGgatcgaggtgtgtgtgtgccacCTGGACGTGGACGAGGGCTGCGGCTccgagggggaggagggggaggcggGGGCGCTGTGCCAGGGGGCTGGGGGGGACTGCTGTGTGGACCGGCGCTCAGGCAGACCCAAGGAGCGGCTTGAACCCGACGTCTGCCTGCAGATCTCTGAGGCGGGGGCGGCCGGCAGCGGCACGGGCAGTGGGGGTGTGGCTTGA